The region GTTTTACTTGTGATTCGATCCGCTGAGTataaatctgaagtttattttGCCTGTAGGCCTTtaaaactataaataaattgtaaaaactcCCTGAAAATTGCTATAAATTGTATTTACattgattaaatttatttctcacatATTGTGATGCACTAaatccaaataaaaaatctgttaaCGTGAATCAgtcagaaatttaccaaaaatcgttcaaaaaagCATAGAAATATAAGGTAAGGAACGAGCTTTATCGATTTCAAGCTGTTCTTCGTTTGTGTCGAACTCTTTTGTCTTCAAATGACCTACGCAACGGgtttctctttcgttttttattgtCCTTCGTTACTTCTCTCTTCAGCGTCCagcaaaaatcaatgaatgCCATCATGTTGACATTCCACTTCCCTTGATATCGATAAAGCTCGTTCCTTACCTTATCTTTCTATGcttttttgaacgatttttggtaaatttctaaCTGATTCACGttaacagattttttattcggaTTTAGTGCGTCACGATatgtgagaaataaatttaaccatgtttaaccaatttttttattactgtaaATACAATTTATAGCAATTTTTAGagtttttttgcaatttatttatatttttaaggGCCTACAGGCaaaataaacttcagatttatACTCAGCGGATCGAATCACATGTAAAACTTATATGATttatatttagaaattttttttatcaccaaaaCTACagttttctccattttttacggttttttgcacttttctcaaaatttcaacgGTGTACGGACCAAACGGAcctcagattcggattcagcgcgtcaaaatacataaaagtAGGCGGGTCTGTTCAAATTGacagaccacttttttttttttttgtgttccGGTGTAATTCGCGAACATTGCTTTGTaggattttaattttaccgTTAGCGTTTACTCGTTTGTTCGATCGTTTCGTTCCTATTCTTGTCAATAACCACTGTATATTTCTAGGAGATCTAACGTTACACGAATCTATGTAGATATTGACGAGGCCAAATccgtgtgaaatttttggcCGATTGGTTAATTAATTTCGGATTAGGTCGGGTCATGGATCCGAATTAGGAATTCGGAAATATTGCCGAAAAATAGACCTATACGTGTATGCAGATGTTTATCTACACTCCTATATATAGAAACAGATATTGAAATGTTTCGTAAGACAGGCTACATAGACCGTATagatatacaatatatatatatatatatatatatatgtatatatatatatgtccgTGTAACTACGATTGCACAAAAGTCATCATGAATTGTATAATTATGCGTATTCGTAATCGTTCATTCTGCAACAATTTTACTGCGATTGCTGTACAATATACTTgaactgtaaattttttcattctacgCAACaaccgaagaagaaaaatccatCTCTATTCATAAATTATACGACGGACATGGCATACAGGGTCATTTATTGAATACCGACCGGCGGACCGTCGAGTGAAACGGGGGGAAGGCTTCAGGTATTACGGCTGCGTGTTATTCAATAGATGACCCTTTATTCGCGACTCATTAACTCTAATAACGCACGAACCCAAAATAATATCGACTTTCGACTTCCTACGCGTAACACTCTGCTGTAATGTTGTTATCTTGAATTAACAATAAACTAGTACAGTTCAATCGCACGGtaagagaaaatgaagaaacggaaaaagaaagagagaaaaaatgcaGTTGTATATAATTACTGCCGGAATCTGCAGCCTCTGACCGGATTGGGGCATACATTATAACATATATTGTTACACTTGCCGGCAGGCCTACGTACGTtgcatatttacaattattgcACTATGGCGAGATCAAgcaaatttcataaaaaaaaaaattaagtatcGAAGCATAAATGATGATCGCAACAGAAAAGctactgaaaaaaatgtaacgtaTTAAACGAATCGGCATCCCGCGGAATAATCTAAGAACATTTGTGGATTCAAAATACATTACACGGTATACACCTGACAAATATAGTACACACGCCTCATACGACGTGTGGGATAATTCTGTTTCGTGCTCACAAAATGGCAGCATGTGACCATTTTAAGGAATAGTACCtactattattaataataacaacaacaacaacaacaacaacaacaacaataataataataataataataataataataataataaaatataataaaaataatagtaataactatagtaattacaataataataataacgataataataataatagtaatagtaatcattgtagtaataataacgataataataatggtaataataataattaaaacaacaacaacaacaacaacaacaacaacaatgacACTATATGATAGAATTGTAATATGATTATTAATAACAAGCTTAATAATtacaacataatttttttttttgaaatttaatgatAACAAAAACATTGATAATAGGAATAATTActacgataataattaatattgttaatattattattataattatagttGTAACGATAACTGTAATACCGACGTTGTTAAAACAGTCCTCGCAGAAAAAACTAaagatgaatgatgaaaatgatgaGAATGGAATACGTTGAATCCgtgagcgaaaaaaaaatgcagcgCTTATTTCTCAGGGACACGATAATGTAAACTAACGTATTGTCGGTTGCCATTGCAGGTATAATTCTGATCAGCGCGACGTTGGTCGACACTTGAATCATTAATTCGAAATGCATGCATAAGATAAGACGCTTAACTGGCATATGTTGTATATATGCGTTTGGTATTCATATATAGAGCGCAACTAACGATAAACGCGGCGAGGGCTTCGTTGCTCcataattaatataattgctGTTTGCTTGAGTTACGTCATTGGCAAGCGTGCACGATCACTTGGCGTTTTTCGCATTCGTGGCGTTGAAAACTAGATTGCAGTTCGAAAGAGGAATAATATAGTCGGCGATGAAGGGAATGGAagcgatgaataaaaataaaagtgaaacacgtaaacaataaaaagtataataatcaAGCCCACGatgcataattttgaaattgttccgTTATGCAAAGCCAGTGTGACAAAACATGTGAAACGCTAATCCCTAAACACAAGTTTGAAAACTAAGAACCTACTGAGTTTCATGTTTATCAAGCGCAAGATTACACGACCGATTTAATAGTACTTATGAGATTTTATCCCATTTATTCGTAAAACGTCGGATCAATTTAAAATTCTTCGCCCTATAATCGCCTTCGGATGTCAGGTTGTGCGCTATAACCTCGAAGCCAGTCTCGCGAGGAAATTTATTGATTGAAAATCTGTAcgatatttattaataatcgtCTATAGATGACCAAAGCGGACTTTTTGACAACAGCACGATctgtttacaaaaaaaaactccgaATCGATTGGAAttattgaggaaaaaatgttgaaccGGTATTCGTAAATATTCTTAAATCGGTCGAACGGAAGTCCGTGTTCGAAACTCCCTAAAGATATTTTCTTGGTAATGAATcacacttttattattattatgtatcaTTTACTATGTATTACGtatcgttattgttgttgttgttgttgtcgttgttattattattattattgtcgttattattattattattattattgatatatcattttcattattacacTACTATTGCTATTATGATTGCTATTGTTTGTCTACCTTGATTACTTTAATGGCTATTATCCTATTATAATTTCTTCTACTTTAATAACTACTACTATTTTTGTGCCTTCAGTGATTGATTATTTGCTGTACTTTGATGAATTTAGTAAAATGAATATGTAtgaatttgtttaatttttgtatttcatataatatgtattgGTAATTCTACGGAAATCATGACGGAAAACAGAATAacattatacaaaatttgagATATGATTatggataaataaaatgatgacGACGGCGATGATTATAATGGTGACTACTACAATTTTACttactactactactgctactactactactactactactactactactactactactactaccgctattactactactactactaccactACTAGCACTAACTACTACACggtgagaaaaatctgagaaaaattaccctgctatctataatcgtgatgtaaaagacacctaatgcattttttattgatgcatgttacaaaaattataggtttttatgaaaaaaattactacctTGCTTAGAAACTATGTATTTCGGCAgcataaaatttaaaatgtgacGACGCATTTTTCTGATGCAGCACCGTAAAAACTACATTAggtgtcttttacatcacgatcatagtaacagcagggtaattattctcagatttttctctccgtgtacgTATTTGCAAGACAGAAGAAAAACTTGTGCACTGCATATTGTTTTAATTTACACAAGGCGCATAAAATTTTGACGACAAATTAAAGTTATGGTGTTTTTAATGGATAATGTTCAAAGATTACTACATATATGGTTGATCATTAAGTATACAAAGAGTAGAAATAAAGTTCATAACTATAAGGCAAGATAGACGGTGCGGTTATCCCTCCAGAGAGCGAAATTGTCACCAACTTTTAAGTcaaatttgagtaaaactaaaaaacaatcaaaactgcattaaatgaaaaatgacgcCAGATCGTGGGCGATAGAACAATGTCAAACAACACGTTTTAATTGTAAGCTCAAAAAATGTCTGGTCAATTGTACTTGATCTCGTTGGTGTTTGGCCGATCATCTCCTACAAGTGTGAGGTATTACACACCAACTCGAGGGATGAAAATGCCATTCCGCGGTGATTCCGTCATCTTTTTAACagtaatatttgaattttttcgtttaaattagtaaaatgaatatataaaaaaaaaaatagttaccACTTCCGGATTTGGCCTAAAATGATCATCtttgacgatgaatatttgaccattttttcgaatttttctaaACTGGCATTTGTTTCAAGCGAAAAACCAGAAATAATGCAAGAGTGCTGTTCAGAGTTTAGGactattgtgtaaaaaattatgaagcaAATCAAAAATGATGAGGTATAATCGTTTGTCGAGTTGTcgtggaatacctcatatgtagaatatatgtatagatagaATACCCATGTTCCAACTTGAAATACATACGAAATGCGaagtaaatatgaaaaattgaatgaaaaatttatcgaataacgaaatgaaatgaaaatgaagtgAAACCAAAAATACATTTGGGACCTTATAATCCTGGAGGGAAAACTCACCGCTGAGttcgattaaaattttgttgatgTGAGGAATTGCCACATACCATAGATCGGAAATTTTAATGAGAACCATACTACGTTGGatgtgtaaaaattaattgtgtgaagaaagaaagaagggtGCGCTTCGACCGCAAATTTACCCTAACGCATTATAGCTTTCGTTTCGACAAATTATCGATCCGACATAAAGATTAAGATTTGCAAATCTGCCGAAGACTATGATTATACACTAAATGCGATAATTTTACAACACATACATATCTATGTAttgcatgtatgtacctacgtatacattttatggacgatttatttttagttCTTGTATGTTCCGTAACCGGTGACATAACTATCCGATCAACAATACATACTATGGctcacaatatttacaattctcCTATTTGTTACTACATACCCGCAGCCGTAAATCAAACAAACCACAAGTGCAATAGTGATACAGGCATAGGGCTTGAGAGCTTCCTCTTACTTCACtccgttattgttattattgatgTTTCTTTCGTACGGgttaattgtttcaattccACAATTCCCCGCAAACATGCCGACACCCGACATTTGTCTCGTTGCTTTGACCATTGCGAGCCTTTGCGGCGATTATCTttgcgcacgtctacacgtctaTGTATTGTTACTCAATATATCAATGCTAGTACCACAattattacgattattatgCTTATGCTATTGTTATTACTAGTACTACGACCATTACTTGTatataatgatgatgatgatgatgatgatgatgatgatgatgatgatgatgatgatgatgatgatgatgatgatgacgattaCTATGATTAATGCTCAATCACCGTTGCTACCAGCAACTACCCTATCACCAGTCGGCTGTCAGTACTACCGCTACCACTACTGCCACTGCCACTGTTACTGCTACTACTGCTGCCACTACTACTATCGCTACTACAACTTTTActggctgctgctgcttccattgttattgttgttgttaccATTATTACTATCATCAACACTATCATGACTGTTATTGCCTTGAACAGTGTCCGCTAGAACCGACTTGAATTCCTTACTCACTGCTCGCAACTCGAAATAGATCCGGTACGTCGGCATGCCACAATGCTACCTCAACAATTCCTCtgaattcaaacaaaaaactCATACCTCATGACGATCCGCtatggaaaataattattatactacGTAGACCGTTGAACGCAGATTTCTTACAATGTTACAGGTGTAATTCTATATAGGAATATCTACTTTGCACATGCAGGCACACGCAgtcgcacacacacacacacacacacacacacacacacacacacacacacacacacacacacacacagaggCTCACACACAGGCTCACGCTCTCGCGtgcaatgaaattcaaatgttGGTTAATAACGGCATTTATCAAAATCTCTATAACCAACACTCAagtctctcttctctttctcgAATTAGCACACTCGCGTACAAGACCATTTATTGAACACCGGCCGCCCGATCCTTGAGTGATGATAAGAAGGCCACCCGATGCCGAGGTCATGCAGCCTAAAATCGACTGCGTCCGTCGCAATCGTGGGCGGTGTTCAATAAGTTACCCTGTATGTCCCGTAACGCCTATAGATACAGGTTACAATCCATATTACATCCACACAATTATACCCAGGAAATATACTACAGAGAAATATTAGGTATCTATACTGAGTTAACGgggagtgaaaaaattaataataaaatactaaTTCATAATTAATAATGGAACGTTGTATAACGATGGTGCGATGAGTAAAATACCGCGGGTAATAATCATGCGATGATAATGACGATTACGCGGAAGAAATGTTGGATGAATAGATTTATACAATCCGACCGATTACACCTTCGGCATAATGTTTGATGAACGAATATCATTCCTGTATCGTAACAACGTCGAATGGGAAAGAACAGTGGCCGTGgatatgtttttatttattcattggaaaaaattgattcgcgTCTCTTCGACCATTCAACCGAATAATGTAGCGCTGTCGCGGAGCCATTCATTTCTGGCGTGACCGTTCTTTCGTTGTATCGCATTCTCCGATCCCGTATATCTACAACGCTGTacacttttctttcttcttcgaaAACGAATCCTAGGCCAACTGCCAAGACGGAAAGTATAAATTGTTCGACGTTTCTTCGTTGTCCGAGAATCGTTATGTAAAAACTGAGCCGATTGTAATAACGTATTTTACCCATAGGCGTACAGCCATCTGTATAATAATACCTGGTAACAATTCCTCACAAATGATGTGCTTCGAACATTGTGGCATCAAGATTTATTgcgaattattattgtataacgTACTCTTGGAATTTATAAATGTAAAACCGTTAAAATATTAAGGAAACAAAgcaaaatggaaaaaagtaagaaTAAATTCACTGTATAGATTTTGGAGAGCCAAAATGGGTTTATGTGCTTAGATGCTAaagaataatgataaataaaattattgagaaaaacaaaacgcaaGAAAACATTTAAAATAACATTTCTTCAATCCCATAAACGTTTTTGAACAACGGTCAGAGTATAACAGCTAAAAAGACCTATCCGTAGGATAACCGTGGAttcgtaaattatttcatttgcCAATTGAACGATGAATATTGTCTGCATACAGCTTATCTGTGTATTTTGGCACCGCTTGCTATCTTTAAATTATAATACGTAACATATGAATGGTTGTATATGTAGACACCACGTTAATTAAAACCCGATTCACAGCTCATTATATACTcatataataaatatgtatgacCTATAATACAAGAATCATGCAGCCCGTTTTTCATAAATAACACATATAAATCCAAAAATTAACAATGTAATAACAGTCGTATGTAAATTCACGTATACACTTGAAGCCAGTTTCTCACAAATATTGCGGCATACACATTCActtattatatattaaattaCGTTAAATGAGAACCGCTCTCGGGCAAAATATTCATAGAATCAGATTTATAAGGAACTTATGTGTAACATTCAATCGAGGATTGTAtgtaattgtatatatatgagtACAATGCAGTCCATGAGTTATTATACATTCTCCTTTTTCTaccatgaaaaaaaaaataaattattctagTTAATAAATATGTCTGCTCTGTCCTGTTGAATTATTCCCAATTCCCGAATTTGCGCAATGTATACCaatacgaggtcatttttAGCGATTAGTACATATTTTCGATGGTATGTAAAGTCGATGAAAAAACTTCGGTGTGAAAATTAAACGGtgtttttggaaaaaaaaaggttaaagAAATTGATGAACACGTACGTTGatacggaaataaataaatatgtagaTAAATTTGATCCACTGGAGCACGAGAGCTATGACTCTAGATCCGTTAGTGGGGATTCGATAGAAGAAGTTACAATCTGACGTGTCGATGAAATCCATGACCCATGcacagaaaaattcaataatttaatcAAATCCTAGCCTCACTTTCTGAACGCAGACTGATTCATGCCTCAGGTACGTCCATATATTAATATGTCAAATtcaatcggcgaagaaatgtTTCACAATGAGGCCGAAAACCCGTGACATATCTGCAACCGCTGAACATTTGAGACAATTCTCACCAACTGCATAAAAGgagaataaaaatcatacttttCAAGCAAGTGATAGTACTTGTGCCTTGCACATTACCGTGGGAACGAGTCTCACTAATTGTTATAGTGCTACTCGCCAGAACCGAGCCGCTGGGTTCGTTGCAATCCAAGTTCCCGGCAGAAATCGGTGGCATTCTTGTTCTTGTTTACATTGAAATGGTTGACGGTATCCGTCTGGATTTCAAGCGTTTGGATATACGTAGAGATCACAGCGAGCTTAGCTTCTTCTATGCTTCTTCTGGTCGTTAATTCTAGTTGTGATCCCAGCAACACGGAAGAATGGCGGTGTTTCCAAACCTGTGTTATACAAGACCATTGCGATAGGCAAGCAACGCGGTCGAACTCTTCACTGCACTTTTGAATCCTATCATTAACATTGCACGAATAATCCTTGATAAATGCAACAAAATCCCGGCAAATCTCGAATGCAATCATAGATGACTAGAATACAAGCCCTAACATCGTGCGCGTCTTTAATCGGgactcaattattttttcctactTTATACGTGAACTACGGATGAAATGTTAAAAGACAGAGGTATGAGCTGCGATACGCATCTCATCCTCAGCCCAAATAATCCTGAAGGGCATTAAACGAAGCCGACATTTGACAAGAACGCCCGGCACGTATGGCCGAGAGGGAATCTTCATGGGGGCCAATTGGCCAAATCGAGAGATGTCACTTCCGAGCTGACTCGTACCCCGTGAAATTTAACACCCTCCCACGGATGCCGATGCTACAGTAATTACACAAGAAGCAGAAATAGGGCTAGTTACAGTATAGGTATGCTAACACGTACAATAAACGTTGGCGAATGACTGTTGggcatacatatgtatgtgatTGGCTAGGAATGCCTAActggattataaaaaatttgctactCAAACCGGCCTCGTCGCATGGACCATGTCCCCTAGAAGCCGTTCGACGCTAACGTCCCCCACAGTCGGCTTGAAGAGCAACTCCTGGAGCGTCCTGCGGCAGAGAGCTCGCGCCGGTGGAAGGAGAAGAAGCAGCCGTCCGACGCGACCCGCGCCCTGCTCGCCGAGTACGGCTACGGTTTGTTCCTGAAGAGCTGTTACCCTCACGGCCTCGGCTAGACCTCGCGATTCTACGATAGAGGGATCGGCATTCAAGAGTTTTCTTCCCTTCTTTCCCACTTTCCGTTTGATCTTAACTTGGAGCAGCGTATACAGTGAAACTTCAGTTATACCTGTGTACGTTTTTGAAAGGATATAGCAATATTGACGTATGGCTAAGAATAACGTTCAAGTGAAATACCTCAACATTCCAATATGCCAATCCATCGTAATTGTAAGATAAAgaaattatgattttcagaGGTTTTACAGATCATATCAACTTGTCATTTTATTCACTCTAGCGAAATCAACTGATATCATTAATTAGAGCATGTCACCGCAGAGCGCGCTAGAGTAACCCTTCGAGAACATACTGGATCATTCTGACCCACACCATTTTCTTCTGAAATAGTAATACTGCAAGACTTTCTGTATTTCCGgattttctttgttcaaatttatcacATGTATTTGTACTTATAAACTACACTCTCACATTATAAGATAGTGAAAGTATACCCTTGAATGTTTTACGGTCAATTGGACTCGTACGCTTGAAATGGTAACGCATCAAAAACGGGACAGAGTGATTTTGACCCAGAGTGTTCTTCGTCATAGAAAAAAATAGGTGTGTCCTGTGAGGGTTAAGGTTAATCCAGTGACGTTAAGTGAAGATCTAACCTGAACTTGGCAGAACGTGTTTGGACTAGCATCAGGCGCATAGGTCAAGCTGCGCCATCCAGCGGTAGATAAATTCACGAAACATCAAAACGCGCACACCATCTAGCGGTAGGCAAGTTGAACGTCGAATCGAAAGATTCGACTAAAAAATCAGCCGTAATAACGTAAAAAAGATGAGCGCCAGAGGACGGAATACGCAGTGTCTAAGTGCGAAAAACGTATACACGAGAAATGTACAACTACGAAACGTATAACTGAAGTTTCACTGTAATTCTAGCAGGGTGATGGATGCATTGTCCCTGAAGTATaatgaaattcgattttgtaCCTCCTTTGAAAAGAACTATCGCCTTCAGGCAAGCGTACTCGGAGTGGTCGATCCTCAGCGTTGCGCATCTTGCCAGAAGTTCCCTGAGCCTTCTTGCCTCCTCTTCCAGGCCAGATCGCCTGTCAATGGATGCGTCAGCCGAGACCAGAGCAGCCGCCTCCGCCGGAAAGTTCCATTGCGCCGCCGTAAGGACGAACAGTTCGCTCCAGGACTCTTCGAGGAGTATCGCCTGGTCTCGATATGACAGCTGAAACGATCGAAGGAGTAAAACACATTCGTAAAGCGATCAAGTTTCGGCACGCTTGATTTTATTGCTGAAGTAATggagaaagttttttttttttttttaatgcatttAGTAAGAACAACCTGGAGGAAGGAGGGTATACTTCTTGCCCATTTAACAGCAAGAAAAAGTAGCTTCGCTGCAGATTCGTAAACGTTTTCCGTTGTCAACAGCGTCAATCCCGAGGAGGCGTAGTCCGACATTGCCGTCGCCAGGCTCGATGGCGAGGATGCCAAAGGATCGCCATGGGCGTCCTCTGCAAGAATCAATAACTTGGCCAGTCATTTCGTTACTTTACATGTTGGTATCACTATCACTGTCctcaatatatgtatatagttaTACACcttacgtacgtatataccgAGCTGTTTTCGTTGGATGGGTACCCGGTCGTCGACCGATAGATATCGGTTATACGTAATTTAAGCGCTCACCCTTTCCCGAGTTTTGGCTGTCAACGGTCGCAGCTTCCTCGGAACTCGTCACCTCGTCTTCCTTAGCCGAAAGAGGTGGCGGCAGAGGTTCGTTCCCCGCCCGCGCCAGGAAAAGCCCCTGAATTGGAGGCGATGACTGACACTTGAAATCTATACCTGAGGGTCAATATCGGCTTCAGAAAACCTCCCCTTGTAACAGCACGTTTATACGTAGCCTGCACATTTGTATTGAATTATTACTCTAAGCTGTGAAAGTTGACCTGAAGATAATCGTCTCACTTGCAGTAAGATTGGTATTCCGGCCAAGTCGGCGTCCGAATTTGCACAATAATCGAAATAAACATTGACTTACCCACGCCTGGTGCAAAGGTAGGTATCGTTGGCTTGAAGGGGAAAAAGGCTGGGTAGATGAGCGGATGATACGGAGCTCCAGTGGCCGTATGGTAGATGTGGGGGATGCCGGGATGGAGTCCCGATGGAACTCTGCGGACGGTGGTCGCAAAAGATGCTACATTTCTCGGTGCTCTCTCGTGCTGCACCGCTAAATTGTGGAAACGTTAGACTCGTGCAAGATTAATTAGACAAGATAACAACGAGAAATTTAATATGAATTATGATCATAACGTTCAAGTATAATTTCATTTCTGTGTATTTGTCTCGACAGGCCTCCAGTTCCAATCTATCCTATCGAGTAAAAGTCCTGCAAGGAATATCCTACAGAACCTTTTCTATAAATATGTTATTCTACAATGTTCGCTACTACGGAAATGGAAACCTAACTTGTTCTAGCTTTCGTGGTGATACAGGCGCCTTTTGCGTTCTCATCAGGGGACTGCGTGTTTTGGTTTCAGATATTATTCTAAATAAGTTGAGGAGTTCTCGACTtgtttaaatcatttttccgCTGTAGCGAACTCTGTAGAATAGCACGAAGCATTCTGTAGAAAAGAATATATCCATCATTTCATGTAAAACGTTCTCTGTAGGAACGCACTCCGtggaatgaaatttctatagaAGAGGTCCTACGGAATATCCTCTGTACGAGGACTTTTACTCTGTATGACAGATTTCTGTAGAACCAGTCCATCCCCATTTGTCTCGAGAGTTACCGCATCTTCTTCCGCCTTTGCCCTCGTCTACTCTAATGGCACTCGCTAATTGATACCCAAGCGGAATCAAGCG is a window of Neodiprion pinetum isolate iyNeoPine1 chromosome 4, iyNeoPine1.2, whole genome shotgun sequence DNA encoding:
- the LOC124216320 gene encoding nuclear receptor subfamily 2 group E member 1 isoform X2 — encoded protein: MDEGGRGEVLCRVCGDKASGKHYGVPSCDGCRGFFKRSIRRYARNLDYVCKENGRCVVDVSRRNQCQACRFTKCLRVNMKRDAVQHERAPRNVASFATTVRRVPSGLHPGIPHIYHTATGAPYHPLIYPAFFPFKPTIPTFAPGVGIDFKCQSSPPIQGLFLARAGNEPLPPPLSAKEDEVTSSEEAATVDSQNSGKEDAHGDPLASSPSSLATAMSDYASSGLTLLTTENVYESAAKLLFLAVKWARSIPSFLQLSYRDQAILLEESWSELFVLTAAQWNFPAEAAALVSADASIDRRSGLEEEARRLRELLARCATLRIDHSEYACLKAIVLFKGESRGLAEAVRVTALQEQTVAVLGEQGAGRVGRLLLLLPPARALCRRTLQELLFKPTVGDVSVERLLGDMVHATRPV
- the LOC124216320 gene encoding nuclear receptor subfamily 2 group E member 1 isoform X1, whose product is MDEGGRGEVLCRVCGDKASGKHYGVPSCDGCRGFFKRSIRRYARNLDYVCKENGRCVVDVSRRNQCQACRFTKCLRVNMKRDAVQHERAPRNVASFATTVRRVPSGLHPGIPHIYHTATGAPYHPLIYPAFFPFKPTIPTFAPGVGIDFKCQSSPPIQGLFLARAGNEPLPPPLSAKEDEVTSSEEAATVDSQNSGKEDAHGDPLASSPSSLATAMSDYASSGLTLLTTENVYESAAKLLFLAVKWARSIPSFLQLSYRDQAILLEESWSELFVLTAAQWNFPAEAAALVSADASIDRRSGLEEEARRLRELLARCATLRIDHSEYACLKAIVLFKGESRGLAEAVRVTALQEQTVAVLGEQGAGRVGRLLLLLPPARALCRRTLQELLFKPTVGDVSVERLLGDMVHATRPVWKHRHSSVLLGSQLELTTRRSIEEAKLAVISTYIQTLEIQTDTVNHFNVNKNKNATDFCRELGLQRTQRLGSGE